The following coding sequences are from one Chelonoidis abingdonii isolate Lonesome George chromosome 4, CheloAbing_2.0, whole genome shotgun sequence window:
- the LOC142046690 gene encoding E3 ubiquitin-protein ligase pellino homolog 2-like: MDTELSVSKTETTTEKIHARETQGRSRLEDERERDMVENETNILQDGSLIDLCGATLLWRTADGLFHTPTQKHIEALRQEINAARPQCPVGLNTLAFPSINRKDVVEEKQPWAYLSCGHVHGYHNWGHRSDIEANERECPMCRTVGPYVPLWLGCEAGFYVDAGPPTYAFTPCGHVCSEKSAKYWSQIPLPHGTHAFHASCPFCAAQLTGEHNCVKLIFQGPID, from the exons ATGGATACTG AACTGTCTGTAAGTAAAACAGAGACAACCACAGAGAAAATCCATGCTAGAGAGACCCAGGGAAGATCCAGACtagaagatgagagagaaagagacatg GTAGAAAATGAGACCAACATCCTACAAGATGGCTCTCTCATTGACCTGTGTGGAGCCACTCTTCTGTGGAGAACAGCAGACGGTCTGTTTCACACACCAACTCAGAAACACATTGAAGCTTTGCGACAGGAGATAAATGCCGCTAGGCCACAGTGTCCTGTTGGGCTAAATACTTTAGCATTTCCCAGCATTAATCGTAAAGATGTGGTAGAAGAGAAACAGCCTTGGGCTTACCTTAGCTGTGGTCACGTTCATGGCTATCACAACTGGGGACATCGCAGTGACATAGAAGCCAATGAGCGCGAGTGTCCTATGTGCAGAACCGTTGGTCCCTATGTGCCTCTTTGGCTTGGTTGTGAGGCAGGGTTTTATGTGGATGCTGGTCCTCCAACTTATGCTTTCACCCCTTGTGGACATGTATGCTCTGAGAAATCTGCAAAATACTGGTCTCAAATCCCACTGCCTCATGGTACTCATGCATTTCATGCTTCCTGCCCTTTTTGTGCAGCACAGCTGACTGGGGAACACAACTGCGTCAAACTAATTTTTCAGGGTCCAATTGACTGA